The proteins below are encoded in one region of Vespa velutina chromosome 11, iVesVel2.1, whole genome shotgun sequence:
- the LOC124952929 gene encoding BTB/POZ domain-containing protein Tiwaz isoform X1 has translation MFPSAQIKMRLLSPSSSPATSPTMSNSSSPTPPTPVTPVYNQKMTGIPCVAAASRYTAPVHIDVGGTIYTSSLETLTKYPESRLAKLFNGSIPIVLDSLKQHYFIDRDGSMFRHILNFMRNSRLLIPDNFADLDLLLEEARYFDIAPMCKQLEQIKKERIKNGTASLSSTTGSACSTATSTASAASTMTTTTSSSPKQGTGRQIGMRGKGTSSCSLDCTGCSSCSPCDHETEKFRGNEGNRSYECVALHVNPDLGERIMLSGGHTLLDEVFPEAMQAVINARSGIAWHQQDTRHVIRFPLNGFCKLNSVQAITRLLNAGFRIVASSGGGGEGQQFSEYLFVRQSINT, from the exons ATGTTCCCTAGCGCACAAATTAAGATGAG ATTGCTGTCGCCAAGCAGTTCGCCGGCCACGTCGCCTACGATGTCGAATTCCTCGTCACCGACACCACCGACGCCGGTCACGCCGGTTTACAATCAAAAGATGACGGGTATACCATGTGTAGCGGCGGCTTCGAGGTACACGGCACCGGTACACATTGACGTTGGTGGAACGATATACACATCTTCCCTCGAAACTCTAACCAA GTATCCAGAATCGAGACTGGCCAAATTATTCAATGGTAGTATACCCATTGTTTTGGACTCGTTGAAAcaacattattttatcgacAGGGATGGTAGTATGTTTCGGCATATATTGAACTTTATGAGAAATTCGCGACTCTTGATACCTGACAACTTCGCCGATTTGGATTTATTGCTCGAGGAAGCACGATACTTCGACATTGCAC cGATGTGCAAACAATTGGaacagataaaaaaggaacgaataaaGAATGGTACCGCGAGCTTATCCTCGACTACTGGCTCAGCTTGTTCAACGGCTACCTCAACCGCCTCGGCAGCATCGActatgacaacgacgacatcATCGTCGCCTAAACAAGGCACCGGAAGACAAATTGGCATGCGCGGGAAAGGCACGTCGAGTTGTTCGCTCGACTGTACAGGTTGCTCGAGTTGCTCGCCTTGCGACCATGAGACCGAAAAATTTCGTGGTAACGAGGGTAACCGCAGTTATGAATGCGTTGCCCTACACGTCAATCCTGATCTCGGTGAAAGAATTATGTTATCGGGCGGGCACACTCTTCTCGATGAAGTCTTTCCCGAGGCCATGCAAGCTGTGATTAACGCGCGTTCTGGTATTGCCTGGCATCAACAGGACACCCGTCACGTCATCAGGTTTCCATTGAACGGCTTTTGCAAGCTCAACTCCGTTCAAGCTATTACGCGATTGCTCAATGCAGGATTTCGTATCGTTGCAAGTAGCGGTGGAGGTGGTGAAGGTCAACAATTCTCGGAATACCTCTTCGTCAGACAGTCCATTAATACCTGA
- the LOC124952929 gene encoding BTB/POZ domain-containing protein Tiwaz isoform X2: MGTGSRRHTRYPESRLAKLFNGSIPIVLDSLKQHYFIDRDGSMFRHILNFMRNSRLLIPDNFADLDLLLEEARYFDIAPMCKQLEQIKKERIKNGTASLSSTTGSACSTATSTASAASTMTTTTSSSPKQGTGRQIGMRGKGTSSCSLDCTGCSSCSPCDHETEKFRGNEGNRSYECVALHVNPDLGERIMLSGGHTLLDEVFPEAMQAVINARSGIAWHQQDTRHVIRFPLNGFCKLNSVQAITRLLNAGFRIVASSGGGGEGQQFSEYLFVRQSINT; encoded by the exons ATGGGAACCGGCTCGAGGAGGCACACTAG GTATCCAGAATCGAGACTGGCCAAATTATTCAATGGTAGTATACCCATTGTTTTGGACTCGTTGAAAcaacattattttatcgacAGGGATGGTAGTATGTTTCGGCATATATTGAACTTTATGAGAAATTCGCGACTCTTGATACCTGACAACTTCGCCGATTTGGATTTATTGCTCGAGGAAGCACGATACTTCGACATTGCAC cGATGTGCAAACAATTGGaacagataaaaaaggaacgaataaaGAATGGTACCGCGAGCTTATCCTCGACTACTGGCTCAGCTTGTTCAACGGCTACCTCAACCGCCTCGGCAGCATCGActatgacaacgacgacatcATCGTCGCCTAAACAAGGCACCGGAAGACAAATTGGCATGCGCGGGAAAGGCACGTCGAGTTGTTCGCTCGACTGTACAGGTTGCTCGAGTTGCTCGCCTTGCGACCATGAGACCGAAAAATTTCGTGGTAACGAGGGTAACCGCAGTTATGAATGCGTTGCCCTACACGTCAATCCTGATCTCGGTGAAAGAATTATGTTATCGGGCGGGCACACTCTTCTCGATGAAGTCTTTCCCGAGGCCATGCAAGCTGTGATTAACGCGCGTTCTGGTATTGCCTGGCATCAACAGGACACCCGTCACGTCATCAGGTTTCCATTGAACGGCTTTTGCAAGCTCAACTCCGTTCAAGCTATTACGCGATTGCTCAATGCAGGATTTCGTATCGTTGCAAGTAGCGGTGGAGGTGGTGAAGGTCAACAATTCTCGGAATACCTCTTCGTCAGACAGTCCATTAATACCTGA